The nucleotide window CCTGGGCCGCGCCCGATGCCAGCAGTGCCACGGCCAGCGCGGTCTTGCGGATTGCGGAGTTCATGTGTGGATTCCTTGTGTTGTGCGGGGCGCTGGCTTACAGGCCGAGGGACTTCTTGATGAGGCCGAACACCTCGTGGTTGGTCAGCACGCCGCTGAAGTTGTCCGCGCCCAGGCCGGTGGCGCCCAGGAACACGTCGCCGCCGCCGTGCGTCTCGCCGCCCGAGGGCATGGGCACCACGGCTTCCTGCAGGTAGTCGGCGCTCTCCAGCTCGGCGCTGCTGATCGGGGCGCGCACGGGCTTGTAGCCCGGGCCGTTGCCGAAGCCCAGCACGGTGTAGGGGTTGCCATCGACATCCTTCGAGGGCGCGCCCTTCACGTAGTCCTTCACCAGGCCCAGCACGCCAGGGTTGCCGGGCGCGGTCTTGCCGGTGATCCTGGCGTAGCCGTTCATCTGCAGCGTGTGGTCGTGGTCGGCGGTGACGACGACCAGCGTGTTCTTCAGCCCGGGGTCGACGGCTTGCATCTTCGCCAGCGCGGTCTTGATGGCGTTGTCGAAGGCCACGGTGTCCTGCAGCGCGCGGCGCGCGTTGGTGGCGTGCAGCGCGTGGTCGATGCGCCCGCCTTCCACCATCAGGAAGAAGCCCTTCTTCTTCGCGGCCAGCGCGTCGATGGCCTTGCCGGTCATCTCGGACAGGCTGGGCTCCCTGGATCCGTCGCGGTCCAGGTCGTAGGCCATGTGGTCCTTGGTGAACAGGCCGGCTATTTTTGTGCTGCCGTCCACGGGCAGCTTGTCGAACGCGGCCTTGTCGGCGGCGAAGCTGTACTTGGCCTTCTGCAGCTCGGCGATCAGGTCGCGCCCATCGTTGCGCCGGCCGCCAGCGGTGGCGGGCGTGAAGTAGTTCGTGCCGCCGCCGAAGACCACGTCGATGCCGTCGCCCAGCTTGGCGTTGTAGCCCGCGCCGCCGGGCACCAGGGCCGCGGCGATGGTGTTCTCGGCGTCGCGGTGGCACACGTGCGCATAGGTGGTGGCGGGCGTGGCGTGGGTGATGCGCGTGGTCGTCACCACGCCGGTGCCGTAGCCGGCAGCCTTCATTTGCTCCAGCAGCGTTTCCACCGCCGTGCCGTTGCCGCTGGCAGGGCAGGTGCTGTCGTACTTGACGTGGTAGGGCTTGCCGTCGGCGCCGGTGGCGCGGGTCTCGGGCGACATGGAGATGACCTCGTTGTTCATCTTCACGCCGGTCATGTAGGCGGCCATCGAGGGCGCGCTGTCGGTCACCTGGCCGTCGTTCGAGTAGGTGTGCACGAAGGCGGTCTCGGGCAACTGGTCCATGGTCAGCTCGCCCGTCTCGCCCACGCTGTAGATGCGCGCAGCCGTCAGCGTGGTGATGCCCATGCCGTCGCCGAGGAAGAACAGCACGTTCTTGGTCGGGGTTT belongs to Acidovorax sp. YS12 and includes:
- a CDS encoding alkaline phosphatase, giving the protein MKLKLLCAALAGASVLVTACGGSDGDGGSTPVPQTPTKNVLFFLGDGMGITTLTAARIYSVGETGELTMDQLPETAFVHTYSNDGQVTDSAPSMAAYMTGVKMNNEVISMSPETRATGADGKPYHVKYDSTCPASGNGTAVETLLEQMKAAGYGTGVVTTTRITHATPATTYAHVCHRDAENTIAAALVPGGAGYNAKLGDGIDVVFGGGTNYFTPATAGGRRNDGRDLIAELQKAKYSFAADKAAFDKLPVDGSTKIAGLFTKDHMAYDLDRDGSREPSLSEMTGKAIDALAAKKKGFFLMVEGGRIDHALHATNARRALQDTVAFDNAIKTALAKMQAVDPGLKNTLVVVTADHDHTLQMNGYARITGKTAPGNPGVLGLVKDYVKGAPSKDVDGNPYTVLGFGNGPGYKPVRAPISSAELESADYLQEAVVPMPSGGETHGGGDVFLGATGLGADNFSGVLTNHEVFGLIKKSLGL